The Clupea harengus unplaced genomic scaffold, Ch_v2.0.2, whole genome shotgun sequence genome contains the following window.
TTGACACATTCCCATAGACATGAATGGAACAGTGCCTTCCATTGGTATGCATCAAGGGGAATTTGTAATAAATTTGTAATTTTTTCTCAAGCTGTGTGAAAGAACGCTCTACCTGCATTTTAGCAATCTGCTTTCTTGCtatgtaaaataaatagttatgGTAACTTGGCAACTGCATTCTATATTATATGCTTGTTAATGGGGTAGGTATGTTTCTTATATGTCTACTTTTGCATGTAGGCCTACCATAGCTAGGGTCTTGTTAGACCTGTCACAACAGTACGAccatttacaattttttttaattaatcagAAAACAGGTTGAAAACGGAATTATGCCCTCAATAACTCCGCACATGTACTCAATTGGCCATCTTTTTTACGAAAGAGACTCAGTTTCCCAGCAGCACTTTCGGCCAAGTTGTTCCTGTGTCAAAAAGATCAGTGCATCTGTGCGCAAGGGGCTCGTGAGTTAAAGGGCATTTAGTAGGATAAAGGTATTTGAAGTGAACGATTGAAAGCCTTGTGAGTTTACAGTGTTGCATGATTTGTAGCTTATCTAATTATGGTTATTGTGATTGCATGTGTCTGATCTTAGCGTTTAACAATATGTTGTGTAAAGAGAATGTAGGGTAAGCTATCTTGCCTCAAGTTCAAGGCAGGTCGGCAATCTTGAATTACTGACAATGAAGACATCATACAGAAACTCATTTCAAACGCAATATTGTTACAGTTTAATGCTTACCAATGGTGTTGTGTGACTGCGCTGtttgcacacattttaacatGAGCTACAACGCTACATAGGCTACTGCAAAATCTCTGAGGTAATTCTTCGTGGGTGTAAGGCAACTTTAACCCAAAAACATATTTGATCAATTCACTGGTTTGACAGGCTTTATCAGTCTGTTCAGGTGTTGAACATGCCGGTTGATTGGGCTGGATACGGATATGCAGCCTTAGTTGCATCCGGAGGAGTCATCGGATATGTGAAAGCAGGTGATCAAACGTTCATTTGTGCATAAGTTAGTTGCTAATTACATTTAGACAATGTGTTAACGGTTATTCATccaaactcatatctccttatCTAATTCTCCAGGCAGCGTCCCCTCCCTGGCTGCTGGGCTCTTATTCGGAGGGCTAGCTGGCGTTGGGGCCTATCAGATTTCCGAAGACCCAAAGAatgtttgggtttctttaggTGGGTTACTTCTGTACAAGCCTTGGTTTAAAGTTATTACAGTACCGTCTTATTTTAAGTACTATACAATACTTTAGGTACAATAGTGCTAAAATAATATGCATCAATCTAATGTGTGTGAAATTATGGTCTCTGTTCCCATGTGCCCTTTCTAGCCACTTCTGGAACCTTGGCTGCTGTTATGGGAAAGAGATTTTACAGCTCCAGGAAGTTCATGCCACCTGGTCTGATATGTGTTGCAAGGTATGGTGGTGATTCTATATTTGCAATATGTGGACTGAGCTAAATCTTGGATAGGCCTAAATGACTGAGTCCAAATATCATTGCATGTGCTGATTTGAGTTTAAGTGTTCTTATAGCATGCTCTTTTCATTATTATAAATGGACAGTATGCTTAGGCCCATGTCCTGAACATGCCATTCTTAAATGACTGGTAAGCTTTCCTTGTGGCTGTTTCCTCTAACCTTAAGACTATCTGAAACGAAGCACTGCAGGATCATAGACGTCTGTGACTTTGTCTCGTCTTCATATTCACTAATCTATAACTCATTCCTCTGTATCTATGTAGTCTCCTGATGGCTGCCAAGATCGGTTATGGGATGCTAGAGAAGCCGCAGGAGTCATAACACTCTGATACTTAATGAATCATGGCCTTCTTGTATGTAATAATCCATGTATATCCTGACGTCAGACCAACAAATCTTTTTGTatagaaatataaataaaaatgtaataattgttAGTAAAATAGGATGTTTGTTGTGGGCGTCTGTGTCCCCCGAATCAAGTGGGAGCAATGATTTAAATGCTACGAGTTGTTGAGTGGGTGCAATTCAAAGGAAACTTAAGCTCACTTTTTTTGTAGTATAAAATACTTACAAAACAGCAGTCTTTATTACATGCCTCCTTTGAAGATCTGTGAGACTGAAGCTAGTTTTACAGGAGTCTCATTCatgagtagtagtagtagtagtagtacaaAAAGTTGCAGAAAGACTTTGAAAGCTATCAAAAGTCATAAACGGACCCTATGGTTTAAGGTGGTcaggacaaacaaaaaaacaaatagaaaatacTTAAAGATGTGTCTGGCAAAACAGTAGACCGCTATCAACCAGCATAATCGTATGGGTTCTACACGGCATGTAgagaaatatacaaaataaccccatctcctttctttcattttaaaagACTCTGActgaacaacacaaacactgcttATAGATAACATAAATGAGATTTCAGactaagttaaaaaaaaaaaaaaacaatgtcagtCCTTGACTGTATCAATAACCAAAATCCTATGATTGTTTTAATACAGTTTCTATAATATGGACTATATTTGTATATTATGCAACAGTTATAAAGGACCCTGCCATCACTCAGTGAAGGCAGAGCCAAATTTCCATTTGTATCTTCAAGTGGATGCAGTAAACAGACTGCTATTTGTAGCACTTTGCAACAAAAGTTCTTGGAGGCTCTCAATGAAGGTTTTTCCAAAGTCCACTAAGGCCTACTGTACAGGAATATACAAATGCTTGGGATAAGGGTGGAGATCCTTGGAGACATGCTACCGGTGGGTTCCATACTTGGCCGCCCAGTCGACTCTGCCGTGGACAGGCTGAACGGGCGGCGCTCGCGTGAGCAGGTTCCCCGAGGTCTTCCCCAGAGCTGAGTAGCTGCTGCCTTTCAGCTGCGATCGCTCCATTCTCTTCTTCCACCCTTCATAATCTGGGAAGGAATACAAAGCAAGTGAGAATTTACCACATGCATTATTTCAGACATCCAAATTATTTAAAGTCCCTATAGATGTAGGTATAATACTGTAAAAACTGTATTCTGTATAGCTATACAACTAATTTTTAAATTGCCATCTTACCCATGTAAAAAATCAGACCTATGGAGTGACTAGACAAAGACCTAAGTGGAAATGCATCAGTCTTTTTAAATACATGAGCATATTAAAAATAACTGTTTGGGTGTGCAATTTCTTTCTACATCTGTAATGCGACAATTTTAATATGAGTCTTTATGATATAGATCCTTTCAGCTGCAGCTCATGTAAGCTAATGCAACCACTATACATGAGTACTCCATTTAAAATGATGCCAAGGACTATTATGGCTATTCTATTACTTCCTACGCCACAttcttaaagaggacctattatgcttttctgtttttttctctttccttaaGTATTATATAGCCTTCTGTGCATGTAAACGATGTCAGGTTAGAAAGCCCATAGTGCATGCCAGAGGAAGtgactctctcccacagaaacccctttactcagctgcctgaaacgcctTGTTGAAATTCAATCCCTTTTTCCTTGTTCCTTCACGCAATCTTGTAAAACAATCCttataatacaaaatataaatgtatgaaCATTGAGCATGAGCATAACTTGACCCATCTGGGGAAGTAGTGAGATTTTATTTAATCATATGCAGTGAGACTACATTAGCTCTTTTCTTCTCAGCATCTGAGGCATTACCTTCATTGCTCTCAGTAATAGACGTGCTGGAGATTGGCTTGGGCTTGGAAGGTTTTGTTTTGCCAGTTTTACTATCAGGAGCAGCAGAAAGATCAactgagaggaagaagaagaagaagaagaaaaaaataatggaAGACCAAaagaagaaatggaaagagatgaGGTAACagtgacaaaagagagagaatgataaaaTGTCCAAGAGACTCTGAATGTAAGGGCAGGAATAAGAGAATGACTGAAGAGGTGTTTGAGATGCCACAGAGGTGCTTGATCTGTGAAATATGAACAGCTCGGACACTCACGTGCGTGCTGCCCTCCTATGGGAGCGAGCTGGATCCTCTGACCCACAGAGCCAACCTCCCTCTTCTGGAAGGACGGGATGTAACCTCCGGAGAGGTTGTACGTCGTGCTGATGAAGTTGCCTGCAAGTGAGTCATTACACAAACCACTTTAAATGCCTCAAACACAAATACCACAAAGTAGTTTCATTTACAGTGAACTGCATTATTGTTGCATGTGCGATTGATTTGGGATTTTCAGCATGCTCACATAACTCCTCTGGTTCTCTGAACATTCTATACCTTCGAGTCAGAGGCCTCTGATGGAGGGTTCTTTTGTAGAAAGTCAGTGTATGACTATCAGTGTATCTGCAGAGCAGAGCTGTGCAAAGGGTTCTTTGAGCAGGACATGGCATTGATAGGACCTTCAGCCATTTAAAGACCCAATTAAGGGTTAGCAGATAGCTTCTATGTGTTGTGAAAGTTCTATTTAAGACCAATTTTCAAATATTATGGAATGTTTTGATTTATGTAAAGAAACAGTATGCCACCAATGTAAGAGCCAATCGTTTTATTCAGGTCTTCTTAAATAAAGATGAGTAATaactaatataataatataataataataaacaagaTGACCTTTGCTCTCATTTTTAATGGGGAGCTGCAGTTTCCTGACCAACCTACAGGGGGTGATCATGTATCCGTGTAGAGATTCAGATCCACCAGGGAGTTCATACAATGAGTAGCAGTAAAAGGCTCATGTGAAAAGGCATTCTTGCAACCAATTGGATTGATACGTAGCAATAAAGTCTGAGCACAACTGGAGATAACCATAGCTAATGCTCCGGTTATGACCCATTCATCTAAACACCTTTGCCCAAGAAGTACCTTTCGGTTGCTCAATTCTctcaagtgttttttcttttggtttATCAGACGATTTAGAAGCACCCTCTTCTGCTTACAGGCGGCAGCACGAATGCACAGAGTAGAAAAGAAAGGCATGAATACAGGATGACACAGAACATAAAGCAGGCAATGCAAAAGAAAGGAACAAGCACTCTGACGCATTCAGTGAAACTTCAAGCAGGAAAGACGTGATATGGGAACAAAGGGAGAAAAGGGTAGAACAGTGGATGACTCCCCATGCAGAGAATTGCTGGGC
Protein-coding sequences here:
- the tmem14ca gene encoding transmembrane protein 14C is translated as MPVDWAGYGYAALVASGGVIGYVKAGSVPSLAAGLLFGGLAGVGAYQISEDPKNVWVSLATSGTLAAVMGKRFYSSRKFMPPGLICVASLLMAAKIGYGMLEKPQES